The nucleotide window AGATAAAATCAAACATATTAATATGCTCATCGGCATATACGAGATTAAATTATATGCGTAGCAAATTAAACATCCCACCAAAGCGCCGACAATAGCGCCTGGCCATCGAACTTTTGGTCCATTGAATACAACAATCGGCTTTCGAGGCATTAAAATTCTCATTTCGCCTACCTCTCGCATATACCAATACCCACGCCTGTAGCAAGTCCCCTGAATGCATTCAGCACAGGATTAATAATCATCAAAATATCAAACAAGAACCCTACAAAAACAGACATTCCGGCAATGCAAATCATTTTGTTATCATTCATTTTTCCAATGCCAGCCAAGATTAATCCTATTGCAGCAAAAGCAATGTTTCCAAGAATATAAACCCCGAACTCCATAGCAAGTATCGCTGCGGTTGGAAAAATCATAAAATAAAGCGCTATTGCAAGCATCAAAGCTCCAACCAATATTAGAAGCCCTCCCTGTGCCCCACCCTCAATCTCATAAGCCCCCGCCCCGGTGCTTGGGTCGATCATCGTGTACCCCGATCCCCGCCAACCATCCTGCGTGATCGGCCTCTCATGGATCGTCACCTCCAGCCCTTGATTGAGCGCGTTCTGAATCCTGCTTCTGGTCTGCTCACTGTGCGCACTGAGTTGACTGCTGACGATGTTGGGGTTGCGCTGATACACCTCCTTCGTGATGGTGTAGATCTTCTGGCCTTGGGCTGCTGCGAGCGACAAGGCTTTGACTGCTGATATCGCCTGCGGGCATGCAGGCAGTCCCGCTATCGGACTCGGGTTGTCATAGCTGTTGCACTTTGCCGGATCGTTGAAGAACCGCTCGGGCACCGCATGCTCCAGCGCACTCGCATATTGCCCGCGCATGCGGTTGTACGCAATCCAGATGCTCTCGGCGTTGTCCTTGGACGCTGCAATGCTCCTCTGATAGCCCACATCAATGTTCACCCCAGGGAAGGTGACTTTCCTGGCCACGCCCCAGCTGTAGATCGGGTTAGCTACCGCGTGGAACAGCCCGAAGGTCTTGCCCGTGACTTCCACCACGCCGGCTGGGTTCTGACTCAGGCGGGCATGGCTCTCGTTGGCCGCCATCCAGCTCCACAGGGGGGCGCTGAGCATGTCGCCGGAGAGTTGCTCGCCGGTCAGGTTTTGCAGGATGGTTTGTGCCCCACTGGGGTTGGCTTGCGCTTGTTGCAGTTTGGCTTTCGTCTGCTCCAGTCTGCTTTTGAGTTGCTCCATTTGCCGCTGGTGGATGCCCGATGCACTGATGCCGATGGCCGTGGCATTGCCCACGGTGTGGCTGTCGCTGGGCAGCAGTTCTTCACTGAAGCTGCCAAACCGGGTAAATCCACCCAAACTGTACAGGTCGGTGCCCATGGTGAAGACGCTGGCGCTCTTGACCGCTACCTGCCCATCGACGCTGATTTGGGGTTTGAGTTTGATCAGGTAGCCGGGCAGGCTGGTGGGCAGTTGCTCGGGCCTGATAGGGCTGCCGTCCGCATTGGGCTTGGGCAGGTAGCTGGCAATGAGGTCGGCATCGGCTTGCGTGGCCGGCACATAGCTGAGCGTGATGCGCTTGCCGCTGAGTTTGGAGGTGAGTTCGTTGAAGTTGAGGATGTCCGAGTCCCAGTTGCGGTCCTGCTGGCTGGCATACAGCTTGAAGATGAAGCGGTGCTGCTGACTGCCGGGGATGCTGGTGGCTTCCGTGCCCTTGGCGATGACGGGGTAGCTGGTGGTGCCCGCCAGCATGGGCGGCATGCGCTCGGGGATGATCTTCTTGCCGATGACGTCGCCCACGGTGGCGTTGGGCTTTTGGCTGTCGATGTGGCTCTTCAGTCGATTCTGATACGCCGTCATCTGACTCTGGACGGCCGTCTGGTTCAGGTTCTGCACCCAGCCTTCTTGCTCGTTGACGGTGGCGCCCTGCCTGGCGGCGTCCAGCAGGGCGTTGGCGTCCAGCGGCACTTGGCTCTTCAGGTCCATGCCTTGGCTGTAGCTGTACTGCTTGTAGGCGCCATCGATGGGCAGCCACGCGTTCAGGGCGGCATTGGGGTTGACGTGCTGCTTTGGTGTCAGTTCTGCGCCGCCATCCATGGCTCCCCGGCTGGGGGCGTGGTTGACGTAGGCGTTGACCCAGACGTGTTCCATGCGGATGCTGGCCACGCGCCCGGCGCTGGCGGTGCCCCTTGCAGCGATGCCGCCTTGGTACAGCAGGTTCAAGGCGGCTTCGGGCTTGGTGACGCCGCCAACCCAGTTCATGACCGCCGGGGCCGGCAGCTCGATGGTGCCCCATTGGTAGCGGGCGGGTATCTTGCTGGCTCTGAGCAGGGCAACCGTGAGGCTGGCGATGTCGTGGGCGTTGCCTCTTTGGCTGGCCAGTACGCTGTCGGCGTTTTGCAGCGCACCCCAGGTGGGCTGCCAGTCGATGGTGTTGCGCACCCAGTTGTGGATGGCCACGGGGTTGTGGCCCAGCTCCTGGGCCTTGGCGCGGATGGCGGGAGTGAGGGTGACTTCAGTGGTTTCGGCCAGATCGGCGTCTGTGGGCGCTTCATCGGGCGCGGGCGGATCGGTGAACTGCAGGCCAGCTATGGTGGTGAGGGATTTCTGGCCTTGCCTGGTCGGTGTGGTCTTGGCCTGCTTCAGGGTGGCGGGTTTGGCTTGAGTCGCCTTGACCGCCAGTTTCTTGGCCCAGTCGCTTGGGGTTTCGGCTGGCAGGCGGGGCGTGGCTTTGGCGCTGCTCCACGGAAGATTCTTGGGGTCGATGGGGGTGTGGGTCTTGGCAGGCGCGTGCTGCGCCAGAAACTGCGCCAATTCGTTCAACGCCGGGGCAGCAGCTTGCACTTGGCTGTGGGTGATGCTGCGGGGTGATTGGCCCAGCTGAGGCGCAATAGCGCTGCTGGGGGCTGGCTTGGCGAGGCCAGCAAAGGCGCAGCAAGGCGCTCGAACTGGGCGATGCGCTCTTGCAGTTGGATCTCGGCCAAGGCTTGGCGCTGCAGGATGACGGTGGCCGCGCCGCTTTGCTTGAGTTGCTGGCCAGTGGCGGCCATCTCTGCCCGAGTCTGGGCGTTGGCGCTCTGGATGGACTTCAGGGTGGATTGCAGTTGGCTCCAGTCCAGCTGCAGGCCTGCGTCTGGCGTGCCGGCGGACTTGGCGGTTTCGCGCGCGCTGGCCTGGGCTTGCAGCGCCCGGGTCAGGCGCTGGGCTTGCTGCAGATATTCAGGCAGCAAATCACTGGGGGAGCGCTGCGCGCAGCTGGTGCGCCTGGGCTTCGCTGATCTTTTGGCTGAGCGCCTGGTAGCGCTTGAGTTGCGCTTGGGCCACTGGATTGGGCGCCGTCTGGCCATGGGGCTGCGCAATCGCGCTCAAGGGCTGCAACACCAAGGCAAGGTGCGCTGCAATGACCAGGCGGGCTATCGGGCGCAGCAGCCAAGCTGGGATCATGAGCAAATCAGGCGTTTGCGCTTGAGAGACAAGCGCAGGCAGCTATGAAATTCATAGTTAATCGACGACGCTTCTTGCCTCATAGGCATCACTCATGGGCAAGTCCACCTCCATCGCGACTTCGTCATAGGCTTTGCGCAGTTGATCCAGAGTTTCTCGCGGCTTGGGTAGGCGGCCCTTGGCCTGACGGGCAAAGAAGATACGCAGGGCGTGGTCACTGCTCTCGGCCTGCACAGGATCGAATGCTGCCTCCCACCAGTTGCCGGCTTCATCTCGCTCGAAGATACGGAAAGTGACCAGCGATCCAGCAACACTCGTAGGGATCGTCTTGGCCGCTGGCTTTTTGGTCTTCTTGGCAGATGGCTTCACACGCAGACCAATTTTGTCAAAACGCCAGTAGGCCCAAGCAATAATTTCGACATGATCAGGGCGCTCCAGGTCTAACGGCTCCTCGGTCAGCTTGACAAACCAATGACCTGTGGGCATGCGTTCGCAAAGTGGCAGGATACAAACATCTTTTTCAGGGTTCGGAAACCCGATGTACTCGCAGACCTCGGCGCTCCACCAATTGAGCCAGCCGATGCGCTCTGGCATGAAGACGAGTTTTCGCTTGAACAACGCCGCGCCTTCATATTGCATCTTGGGGAACAACGAGAAATGCTCCTTGGCCCAAACCCACTCGGGGCATATGGCTTCCATGAAACCCTTGCTGCGCTCGAGGCACATGTTCAGTGCCAGATCGGTGTCGAGATTGACGCTATCAATTCGAGTTGAGAATCTAAAGAAAGGAGGTGTATATTTTTTCCCGATATGCAGAAAAAATTGTTCCACGTCTTTCCCAAGAATATCTATTCTTATTTTTATCCCAAAAAATACATCATGAAAAGATGTACCCTTTAGCCAGCCAATTCGCTGATTTAATGAAAATTCTTTTATATACCCATTCGACGGAGCAACCTTACAAAAAACAACAGGCGCCTCTCTCATCATTACTCTTTGAAGCAATAATGCAACCTCAGCTTTCGCCACCTCTTTTAGATAAGAACCAGTCGAGTCGTTTATTAACCCATAAAATTGCCAGCCTTTATCATAATTTATTCCAGCATCATCTAAAAATAAACAAAAATCAAAAATTAAATTTCTACCGATGACGTCAAATTCAATGGGCAGATCAAATCCTTGCGTCTCAAAATAACAAGTTATCATTTGAAATCAAAGGTTTGGGTCGGGTTGCTCATATGGGTCGGGTACGAAGTCCTTTGCCCTGCATCGAGGATACACTCTCACATCCAACGTTGCATCCTCTTCGTGAAGAGCATCTTTAAGCCATTGCTGGTTAACCACGACGCAGTATCGCCATCCACATCGTTCAGCGATTATTTTTTGTTGGCTAATTTGGGCCAAAGCCCTCCTTTTCCATACACTCATTAAACCCGGCTCGTAAGCCTCTTTCTTAAAGCTAGTTTTCACCTCGCAAGCCGTATTCGTGGAGTTATCGAACAAATCGACAGATATATTTTTCCCAGACTTGTCGAATATTCGAACTTCCTCTGGTTTGTAGGAATTACCGCTGTTGTCAGCACACTGGTGGTGCCAATCCACCCTTCGCTCATATCCGTTGGTAGGCGGTTTATGCCAAAATGGCTTTTTAGGCTCCGGCACCTTCTCGCACTTTTTGCATTTCGGGTCATCTGGTGTTTTTGTGCAATCACAGGTATCTTCCTGCGTCCTGGGAATGGTGTTGATGTTTAAATCAGCCAGCATCAGCTTGAACGCAATTAAAGTCAGCATGACGAGCAGCCCTAAAAGAACAGCATCCGCAGTTGATACGAGAGAATTTGCACCTATCACGCTGAGCGACGCCAGTGCTCTGGAATTGACTTTTGCGGTAATGGTTTTTGCTATTGGTTTGACGGTTTGTTCGCCAAATTCCTTGATTTTCCATCCCAAGGTTCAAACCACCGGCTTTGAGCCGGTGAGCTTTAGCTCGATGATGTTGGGATGGACTACAGATACGGCAGCCACACGGTCTACCAGATTGAATACCACTTTGTGTGGGTCACCAAGTACCGCTACAAGGTATTGCAAGGCGATGTGGCTCTGAGGGTGCGAGAGTTGGTCAGGCAGACCTGCGAGGCGTTCGAAATCAGGATCGTGAAGGGGTGGTCAGTAGCG belongs to Ottowia testudinis and includes:
- a CDS encoding transglutaminase domain-containing protein yields the protein MQAAAPALNELAQFLAQHAPAKTHTPIDPKNLPWSSAKATPRLPAETPSDWAKKLAVKATQAKPATLKQAKTTPTRQGQKSLTTIAGLQFTDPPAPDEAPTDADLAETTEVTLTPAIRAKAQELGHNPVAIHNWVRNTIDWQPTWGALQNADSVLASQRGNAHDIASLTVALLRASKIPARYQWGTIELPAPAVMNWVGGVTKPEAALNLLYQGGIAARGTASAGRVASIRMEHVWVNAYVNHAPSRGAMDGGAELTPKQHVNPNAALNAWLPIDGAYKQYSYSQGMDLKSQVPLDANALLDAARQGATVNEQEGWVQNLNQTAVQSQMTAYQNRLKSHIDSQKPNATVGDVIGKKIIPERMPPMLAGTTSYPVIAKGTEATSIPGSQQHRFIFKLYASQQDRNWDSDILNFNELTSKLSGKRITLSYVPATQADADLIASYLPKPNADGSPIRPEQLPTSLPGYLIKLKPQISVDGQVAVKSASVFTMGTDLYSLGGFTRFGSFSEELLPSDSHTVGNATAIGISASGIHQRQMEQLKSRLEQTKAKLQQAQANPSGAQTILQNLTGEQLSGDMLSAPLWSWMAANESHARLSQNPAGVVEVTGKTFGLFHAVANPIYSWGVARKVTFPGVNIDVGYQRSIAASKDNAESIWIAYNRMRGQYASALEHAVPERFFNDPAKCNSYDNPSPIAGLPACPQAISAVKALSLAAAQGQKIYTITKEVYQRNPNIVSSQLSAHSEQTRSRIQNALNQGLEVTIHERPITQDGWRGSGYTMIDPSTGAGAYEIEGGAQGGLLILVGALMLAIALYFMIFPTAAILAMEFGVYILGNIAFAAIGLILAGIGKMNDNKMICIAGMSVFVGFLFDILMIINPVLNAFRGLATGVGIGICER
- a CDS encoding DUF5953 family protein: MITCYFETQGFDLPIEFDVIGRNLIFDFCLFLDDAGINYDKGWQFYGLINDSTGSYLKEVAKAEVALLLQRVMMREAPVVFCKVAPSNGYIKEFSLNQRIGWLKGTSFHDVFFGIKIRIDILGKDVEQFFLHIGKKYTPPFFRFSTRIDSVNLDTDLALNMCLERSKGFMEAICPEWVWAKEHFSLFPKMQYEGAALFKRKLVFMPERIGWLNWWSAEVCEYIGFPNPEKDVCILPLCERMPTGHWFVKLTEEPLDLERPDHVEIIAWAYWRFDKIGLRVKPSAKKTKKPAAKTIPTSVAGSLVTFRIFERDEAGNWWEAAFDPVQAESSDHALRIFFARQAKGRLPKPRETLDQLRKAYDEVAMEVDLPMSDAYEARSVVD
- a CDS encoding DUF6310 domain-containing protein produces the protein MGWKIKEFGEQTVKPIAKTITAKVNSRALASLSVIGANSLVSTADAVLLGLLVMLTLIAFKLMLADLNINTIPRTQEDTCDCTKTPDDPKCKKCEKVPEPKKPFWHKPPTNGYERRVDWHHQCADNSGNSYKPEEVRIFDKSGKNISVDLFDNSTNTACEVKTSFKKEAYEPGLMSVWKRRALAQISQQKIIAERCGWRYCVVVNQQWLKDALHEEDATLDVRVYPRCRAKDFVPDPYEQPDPNL